A region from the Nematostella vectensis chromosome 13, jaNemVect1.1, whole genome shotgun sequence genome encodes:
- the LOC5519525 gene encoding fatty acid 2-hydroxylase translates to MASKEREVFFSREEIGRHKSDGDLWVIHSGKVYDISKFSERHPGGKDVLLLNSGQDVTSIMSNGEIHKHSQIAYGWLKKYNIGRLQAEEKKKHVIDENDLDNVCTDGWREDLVDWSKPMLAQVGNLGPNYVKWVHSPVDRPLRLFESSFVEFFSRTPWYFVPIIWIPIVLYLAYLGFYHLKTDDLAFGESDGAALLVLLAFCGLFSLGLFIWSFVEYCLHRFLFHLLPPPDKPFWITFHFFLHGQHHKVPFDGDRLVFPPVAAAVFAFAFYSFFFAILPSGTAHSLFAGGLLGYVLYDCIHYYLHHGSPRKGGYFHNLKKYHVEHHFESQQQGFGISSQLWDFPFQTHPWKSKDS, encoded by the exons ATGGCGTCCAAAGAACGTGAAGTTTTCTTCTCTCGTGAAGAAATTGGGCGCCATAAGAGCGACGGAGATTTATGGGTCATTCATTCTGGAAAAGTTTACGATATCAGCAAGTTTTCTGAGCGTCATCCAGGGGGAAAGGACGTTTTACTGCTAAATAGCGGGCAAGATGTAACTAGCATCATGAGCAACGGAGAAATACACAAGCACAGTCAAATTGCTTACGGCTGGCTGAAGAAATATAATATAGGACGACTCCAAGCGGAG gaaaaaaagaagCATGTTATTGATGAGAATGACTTGGACAATGTTTGTACAGATGGATGGAGAGAG GACCTTGTAGACTGGAGCAAACCCATGCTTGCACAAGTGGGAAACCTTGGTCCTAACTACGTCAAATGGGTTCACTCTCCTGTAGACCGTCCACTACGTCTCTTTGAATCCAGCTTTGTAGAGTTCTTCTCCCGAACACCTTGGTATTTCGTGCCAATCATCTGGATTCCTATTGTGCTGTACCTGGCATATCTTGGTTTTTACCACCTCAAGACGGATGACTTGGCCTTTGGTGAATCAGATGGGGCAGCTCTGCTTGTATTGCTAGCGTTCTGTGGGTTGTTCTCCCTGGGGTTGTTTATTTGGTCGTTTGTTGAGTACTGTCTGCACCGATTTCTGTTCCACCTTCTGCCACCACCAGATAAACCTTTTTGGATAACATTTCACTTTTTCTTGCATGGCCAACATCACAAG GTTCCATTTGATGGAGATCGGCTTGTCTTCCCACCTGTCGCAGCCGCTGTGTTTGCCTTTGCCTTCTACAGTTTCTTTTTTGCAATTCTCCCATCTGGTACCGCCCACTCTCTGTTTGCTGGTGGTCTTCTTGGCTACGTTCTGTACGATTGCATTCACTACTACCTCCATCATGGCTCTCCTAGGAAGGGCGGGTACTTCCATAATTTAAAGAAGTACCACGTGGAGCATCACTTTGAATCTCAGCAGCAAG GTTTTGGGATTTCCAGCCAGTTGTGGGACTTCCCTTTTCAAACACACCCTTGGAAAAGCAAGGATTCCTAA